From Acinetobacter lwoffii, a single genomic window includes:
- a CDS encoding LysR family transcriptional regulator produces the protein MHSIHSKTVMDLRNFHRIDINLYPLFMAIYEQNSISKAAQILSVSQSAASHALQRLRQHLQDDLFVRTGSKMQPTPFAEQIYPELKNALFAIQNISIQHQHFRPEMIQSLKIAVHDEIEPMIFPRLVQHFQQLNLEIQLSSMKLDRKNIAADLASQQVDFVIDLEQNIAEKIQFERLVQDEFVVCTQLTEMNEQIYLASPHIGVSSRRTGVLVEDIYLSRKQYSRQIFLRCQHYSTALQILEQQKTAMLTIPKNVLVHLQLATSLNIFEVPVELPKINMGIYWHKDLHENKRHQFLRAEIYKIFN, from the coding sequence ATGCATAGCATTCATTCTAAAACAGTCATGGACCTGCGAAATTTTCATCGTATCGACATTAACCTTTATCCGCTTTTTATGGCAATTTATGAGCAGAACAGTATTTCTAAAGCTGCACAGATTTTATCAGTTAGCCAGTCTGCTGCCAGTCATGCTTTACAACGTTTAAGACAGCATTTACAGGATGATTTATTTGTACGTACTGGCAGCAAAATGCAACCTACGCCGTTTGCGGAACAGATCTATCCTGAGCTGAAGAATGCACTTTTTGCGATTCAAAATATTTCAATACAGCATCAGCACTTCAGACCGGAAATGATTCAGAGTTTGAAAATTGCCGTACATGATGAAATTGAGCCAATGATCTTTCCCAGACTGGTTCAGCACTTTCAACAACTCAATCTGGAAATTCAACTTAGCAGCATGAAGCTGGACCGTAAAAATATAGCAGCAGACCTCGCCTCTCAACAGGTCGATTTTGTCATAGATCTGGAACAAAACATTGCTGAAAAAATCCAGTTTGAGCGTCTGGTTCAAGATGAATTTGTAGTGTGTACACAATTAACAGAAATGAATGAGCAGATTTATCTTGCCTCACCTCATATTGGCGTGTCATCACGCCGTACTGGCGTTTTAGTTGAGGATATTTATTTAAGCCGTAAACAATATTCACGACAGATTTTTTTACGCTGTCAGCATTACTCAACTGCTCTGCAAATTTTGGAACAACAAAAGACAGCTATGCTGACTATTCCTAAAAATGTATTGGTACATTTACAATTGGCTACCAGTCTAAATATTTTTGAAGTCCCTGTGGAACTGCCGAAAATTAATATGGGGATATATTGGCATAAGGATTTGCACGAGAATAAGAGACATCAATTTTTGAGAGCTGAAATTTATAAAATTTTTAATTAA